A segment of the Leptolyngbya sp. NIES-3755 genome:
TCAAAAAGTTCGCGTTCGTCGGTTGCGCGATCGTGTCTCTCAAGAAGTGGTTAAAAAGCTCGGTGCGATCGGTGTGATTCGCCAGTTCAAAGTGGTGGATGGGAAAGGGGTCGGAATGCTGGTTCAGTTTGATGACAAGTATTCGACGTGGTTTTTTGAGGACGAACTCGAACAGTACGAGTAATCGATACCATAGGGGAGTTGGGACTCATTTTCTGGGTTCTGACTCCTCGCAATGATCGGATATTGGATATGGCTTTTATATTGACGTTTTTGGGTAAGGGCGGCACTGGACGAACGACGATCGCGATCGCAGCCGCGAAAAAGTTGGCGAACCAGGGTAAGCGCGTGTTGCTGGTCGGACAAGATTCGAGTCCGGCGTTTGAATGGGTATTGGGAAGTTCTGTTGGGGCTAATCCACAAGAGATTTTACCGAATTTAAGTGCGGTTCAGCTTCAGACTGCGACTTTATTGGAGCGTAGTTGGGAAGACGTGAAAAAGCTGGAGGCGCAATATCTTCGATCGCCGTTTTTTAAGAATGTGTTCGGTCAGGAATTGGGGCTGTTTCCGGGATTGGATCAATTGCTGGCGTTGAATGCGCTGCGAGAGTTTAATCAAAGTAATCGCTATGATGCGATCGTCTATGACGGAACGGGCGATCAAAATATGCTGCGAATGATCGGAACGGCTGAAGTGGCAAGCTGGTATATTCGTCGGTTCCGCCAACTGTTTATCGATTCAGAT
Coding sequences within it:
- a CDS encoding hypothetical protein (hypothetical protein LYNGBM3L_53310;~similar to AA sequence:cyanobase_aa:LBDG_33320); this translates as MPQHSGTLQGGQVAETAMEIGQKVRVRRLRDRVSQEVVKKLGAIGVIRQFKVVDGKGVGMLVQFDDKYSTWFFEDELEQYE